In the Oncorhynchus tshawytscha isolate Ot180627B linkage group LG17, Otsh_v2.0, whole genome shotgun sequence genome, one interval contains:
- the LOC121839788 gene encoding lumican-like encodes MFPLRVPIFAVLVSLTVGQYDDYDYQPASQYGPSSANCAQECECPINFPTAMYCDSRKLKFVPIVPSGIKYLYLQNNLIEEIKAGVFDNVTAELRWLVLDHNQITNEKVAKGTIDKLTGLHKILFSFNKLTEAVIPPSMSLDELKMMNNQLSKFPAGSLAGMQNLTSVHLQNNELTSKALNGVFKGLNKLVAIDLTNNKLKKLPSGMPSSLETFYGDHNGISSIAAGDLKELPKLAYLRLAYNQMTDAGIPAGVFNVTSLIELDLSYNKLQSIPEINEQLEHLYLQVNEINKFNLENICKFSGPLNYSRLKHLRLDGNNITHADLPHDSSNCLRQASDIIFD; translated from the exons ATGTTTCCCCTCCGTGTCCCCATCTTTGCCGTGCTGGTCAGCCTGACCGTGGGTCAGTACGATGACTACGACTACCAGCCGGCCTCCCAGTACGGCCCGTCCAGCGCCAACTGTGCCCAGGAATGCGAGTGCCCCATCAACTTCCCCACTGCCATGTACTGTGACTCCCGCAAACTTAAGTTTGTGCCCATTGTGCCCTCAGGCATCAAGTACCTGTACCTGCAGAACAACCTGATCGAGGAGATCAAGGCTGGGGTCTTCGACAACGTCACGGCTGAACTCCGTTGGCTGGTCCTGGACCATAACCAGATCACCAATGAGAAAGTGGCCAAGGGAACCATCGACAAGCTGACCGGACTTCATAAGATCTTGTTCAGCTTCAACAAACTGACGGAAGCTGTgatccctccctccatgtctttgGACGAGCTGAAGATGatgaacaaccagctgtccaAGTTCCCCGCAGGGAGTCTGGCCGGCATGCAGAACCTGACCTCAGTCCACCTCCAGAACAACGAGTTGACCTCTAAAGCTCTTAATGGGGTCTTCAAGGGCCTCAACAAGCTGGTGGCCATAGACTTGACCAACAACAAGCTGAAGAAGCTGCCCTCAGGCATGCCCAGTTCGCTGGAGACCTTCTATGGCGATCACAATGGCATCAGCAGCATCGCCGCCGGGGACCTCAAAGAGCTGCCCAAGCTGGCGTACCTGAGGTTGGCCTACAATCAGATGACGGATGCAGGGATTCCGGCGGGCGTGTTCAATGTGACGAGCCTGATCGAGCTGGATCTGTCCTACAACAAGCTGCAGTCCATCCCTGAGATCAACGAACAGCTGGAGCATCTCTACCTGCAGGTCAACGAAATCAACA AGTTCAACCTGGAGAACATTTGCAAGTTCTCTGGCCCTCTGAACTACTCCAGACTGAAGCACCTGCGTCTGGATGGGAACAACATCACACATGCCGACCTACCCCATGACTCCTCCAACTGCCTGCGCCAAGCCTCTGACATCATCTTCGACTAA